From the genome of Labrus bergylta chromosome 4, fLabBer1.1, whole genome shotgun sequence, one region includes:
- the LOC136178865 gene encoding tripartite motif-containing protein 16-like produces the protein MAQKGVQLDREAFSCSICMDLLKDPVTVPCGHSYCMNCIKSHWDKEDEKTIYSCPQCRQDFTPRPVLVKSTMLAVLVEELKKTGLQAAPADHCYAGPEDVACDVCTGRKLKACKSCLVCLISFCEKHLQSHYDSPAYAKHKLVEPSKKLQENVCSRHDEVMKMFCRTDQQSICYLCSVDEHKGHDTVSAAAERSEKQRELEVSRQNIQQRIQDREKDVKLLQQEVEAINGSADKTVGNSEKIFTELIRLMEKRRSDVKQQVRSQQQTEVSRVRELQEKLEQEITELKRKDAELEKLSHTEDHNQFLHNYPSLSPLSESTHSSSIKIRPLRYFEDVTAAVSEVRDKLQDVLREKWTYISQTVTEVDVLLSEPKPEPKTRAEFFKYSCDITLDPNTAHTQLLLSDENRKVTLMSTNQSYSSHPDRFTGRWQVLSKESLMGRCYWEVELREDVYVAVTYKNISRAGRSDECGFGRNDKSWALDYYNNRYYFCYNKVRTPVSGPESSRVGVYLDHRAGILSFYSISETMTLLHRVQTTFTQPLHAGLRLYYSPGDSAELCKLK, from the coding sequence atggcgcagaaaggagttcaactagaccgggaggccttctcttgttccatctgtatggatctcctgaaggatccggtgactgttccctgtggacacagttactgtatgaactgtattaaaagccactgggataaagaggatgaaaagacaatctacagctgccctcagtgtaggcaggacttcacaccgaggcctgttCTGGTGAAAAGCACTATGTTGgcagttttagtggaggagctgaagaagactggactccaagctgctcctgctgatcactgctatgctggacctgaagatgtggcctgtgatgtctgcaccgggaggaaactgaaagcctgtaagtcctgtctggtctgtttgatctcattttgtgagaaacaccttCAGTCTCATTATGACTCACCTGCCTATgcaaaacacaagctggtggagccctccaagaagctccaggagaacgtctgctctcgtcatgatgaggtgatgaagatgttctgtcgtactgatcagcagtctatctgttatctctgctctgtggacgaacacaaaggtcatgacacagtctcagctgcagcagaaaggagcgagaagcagagagagctggaggtgagtcgacaaaacatccagcagagaatccaggacagagagaaagatgtgaagctgctccaacaggaggtggaggctatcaatggctctgctgataaaacagtggggaacagtgagaagatcttcactgagctgatccgtctcatggagaaaagacgctctgatgtgaagcagcaggtcagatcccagcagcaaactgaagtgagtcgagtcagagagcttcaggagaagctggagcaggagatcactgagctgaagaggaaagacgctgaactggagaagctctcacacacagaagatcacaaccagtttctacacaactacccctcactgtcaccactcagtgaatctacacactcatccagcatcaagatccgtcctctgaggtactttgaggacgtgacagcagctgtgtcagaagtcagagataaactacaggacgtcctgagagagaaatggacatacatctcacagacagtgactgaagtggatgttttactgtcagaaccaaaaccagagcccaagaccagagctgagttcttcaaatattcatgtgacatcacactggatccaaacacagcacacacacagctgttattatctgatgagaacagaaaagtaacattaatgAGTACAAatcagtcttattctagtcacccagacagattcactggtAGGTggcaggtcctgagtaaagagagtctgatgggacgttgttactgggaagtggagttgagagAAGATGTTtatgtagcagtcacatacaagaatatcagcagagcagggaggtCAGATGAATGTGggtttggacgtaatgacaaatcttgggcgttagattattacaacaacaggtattacttttgttacaacaaagtcaggactcctgtctcaggtcctgagtcctccagagtaggagtgtacctggatcacagagcaggtattctgtccttctacagcatctctgaaaccatgactctcctccacagagtccagaccacattcactcagcctctacatgctggactcaggTTATATTAttctcctggagactctgctgagttgtgtaagctgaagtag